CGTTTGATCTCCTCTTTCGACCTCGGCATCACCGAGCCCGAATGGGCGCTCGGCTACAATTTCGACATCGTGCTCGAAGGCCGCGACGCGACCCCGATGGAGGACCATTAGGATGCCTGGCGTTACCCCCTCACAGACGGTGGGGCCTTTCTTCCACGACGCGCTGCTCGCGGAGGACCAGACGCGGCTAGTAGACGAAGAGTATCCCGGGGCGATCCGCCTGCACGGCACGGTCTACGACGGCGCCGGAGAGCCCGTGCCCGACGCGATGGTCGAGATCTGGCAGGCCGATTCACGGGGTCGGTATCCTCACTCCGACGCCCCTCTCAAAGCGTCTGAGGACTCAGAGAGCTTTACCGGCTTCGGGCGTTCCGGCACCGACTGGGAGGGCCGGTTCGGGTTCGTTACCGTGAAACCCGGGCGGGTGCCGGGGCCAAAGGGTACGGATCAGGCGCCGCACGTCCTGATGACGGTCTTCGCCAGAGGCCTCCTGAAAAGGGTGGTGACCAGGATCTACTTCCCGGACGAGGAGGCGTCGAACGCCGCCGACCCGGTCCTGCTCACGGTACAAGAGGACCTCCGATACACCCTCGTCGCGGAGCCCGGGGCCGGGGGATTGAGGTTCGACGTACGCCTCCAGGATGGACCCGGCGGCGAGCCCGAGACGGTGTTTTTCAGTGTCTGATTCTCCCGGGACGGACGGAGCGTCGGGCGGGCTCTTCGGGCCCATCTTCGCGCCCGACGATCCTGATGGGGTTCAAGGGGAGACCGGAGACGAGGCCTGGCTACAGGCCATGCTCGACGCGGAGGCGGCTCTCGCGGCGGCCCAGGCGGGCGCGGGCCTCATATCCGACGCCGACGCGGGGGCGATCCGCTCCCGCTGCAAGGCGGAGCTCTTCGACGCCGGGGAGCTCGGGAGAGAGGGCCGGGCCGCCGGCAACCCCGTGGTCCCGCTCGTAAAGAGGCTGACCGCCGAGGTGGATAAGGCGTCCGGCACGGCCTCCCGTCAGGTGCACCGGGGGGCGACCAGCCAGGACATCCTGGACACCGCCGCGATGCTCGTCGCGGCCCGGGCGCTGGCTCAGATCCTCCCAGAGATTGACGGCCTCGCCGCGGAGTGCGCCGCCCTGGCCGAAGATCACCGCGCGACCCTCATGGCCGGCCGTACCCTAATGCAGCAGGCGCTCCCGGTCACCTTTGGCCTCAAGGCGGCGGGTTGGCTCGTCGCTTTGATAGAGGCTCGGCGAGGGCTGCACCGCGTCCGGCGGGATAGGCTGGCCGTCCAGCTCGGGGGCGCGGCGGGCACGCTCGCCTCCCTCGGGGCGGCGGGACCTGCCGTGCTCTCCGGCTTTGCCACAGAGCTGGGGCTCGCCGAGCCCGTCGTGCCCTGGCACTCGAACCGGGTCAGGGTCGCGGACCTCGTCGGCGCGCTCGCTGCCTGCGCCGGGGCCGTAGAGAAGATCTCGGGCGACGTGATCCTGATGTCCCAGACCGAGGTGGGCGAGGTGGCCGAGCCCTCGGGCGGCGGCCGCGGCGGCTCCTCGACCCTGCCGCACAAGCGCAACCCCATACTCTCGGTCACCGCCTCGGCGAGTGTGCGCAGGGCCAGGGCCGCCGCCCACACCCTCCAGTCCTCCATGGACCACGAGCACGAGCGCGCCGCCGGAGCCTGGCACGCCGAGTGGCAGGCGCTCTCCGAGGCGCTCTCCGCGACCGGTGGCTCGGTCGCGACGATGCGCGAGGCGACCGGCGGGCTTGAGGTCTACCCGGGCCGGATGCGCCGGAACCTCGACGCCACCGGCGGCCTCATAATGGCCGAGAACGTTAGTACCGCACTCACCGGAGAGCTTGGCCGGCTACAGGCCCATGAGCTGGTGCAGGCAGCTTGCGAGCGCGTGTCCCTGAACGGTACCGGGCTAGAGCAAGAGCTCCTGTCCGAGCCCGAGATAAGCCGGGCGATCTCCGAGGAAGAGCTGGATTCCGCGCTAGATCCCGGGAGCTATCTCGGCTCCGCGCAGACGTTCGTGGACCGGGCTCTGGCCCTCTACAACGAGGAGGTTAGAGAGATGAGAGACCAAGATGGCTAACCCTGCGAAGCTCTATCACGAGCTCGAAGGCCCTGAGGATGCCCCACTGCTGGTGATGGCAAACTCCCTGGGCACGGACCTGCGCATGTGGGACGAGCAGGCCCCGGAGCTCCGGCTGCGCTTCAGGCTGCTCCGCTACAATCACCGGGGCCATGAGGGCTCCGAGGAGCCTCCCGGACCGTACTCCATAGCAGACCTCGGAGAGGACATACTGGCGCTCGTGGATGAGCTCGGCGTGGAGCACTTCTCCTTTGTCGGGCTCTCCATCGGCGGCATGGTCGGTATGTGGCTCGCGAGTGAGGTCCCCGAGAGGGTAGAGCGCCTCGCGCTCTGCTGCACCACGGCCCGGATGTCCTCTAAAGAGCCCTGGGACGAGCGAGCCGCAAACGTGCGGTGGGCCGGCACGGCGTCCATCGCGGCAACCGTCGTGGAGCGCTGGTTTACCCCGGCCTTCCGCGAGGCCGCGCCGGAGACGGTGCAGCGGGCCGAGGACATGGTCCGGCGCACCCCGGACGAGGGCTACGCGGCCTGCTGCGAGGCGATCCGCGACATGGACCTGAGCGGCCGCCTCGGCTCTATTACCGCCCCGGCGCTTGTAGTCGCGGGCGAGGAGGATCAGGCCACACCGCCGGATCACGCCGCGCTTATCCGGGACTCCATCCCTGACTCCGGGATGACGGTGGTCCAGGACGCGGCCCACCTCGCAAACGTTGAGCGTCCGGAGACCGTAACCTCCCTGCTGCTCGACCATCTCGACCACCTAGATCACCCCGATCCCGTTACGAAGGCCTCTCCTTGAGCCGGGAAAGCCGCCGCGACGAAGGGATGAGGGTCCGGCGCGAGGTGCTCGGCGACGGGCACGTGGACCGGGCTATAGAGCGCACCACCCCCCTGACGGAGGATTTCCAGGACTTCATTACGCGCTACGCG
This sequence is a window from Rubrobacter aplysinae. Protein-coding genes within it:
- the pcaG gene encoding protocatechuate 3,4-dioxygenase subunit alpha, which produces MPGVTPSQTVGPFFHDALLAEDQTRLVDEEYPGAIRLHGTVYDGAGEPVPDAMVEIWQADSRGRYPHSDAPLKASEDSESFTGFGRSGTDWEGRFGFVTVKPGRVPGPKGTDQAPHVLMTVFARGLLKRVVTRIYFPDEEASNAADPVLLTVQEDLRYTLVAEPGAGGLRFDVRLQDGPGGEPETVFFSV
- the pcaB gene encoding 3-carboxy-cis,cis-muconate cycloisomerase: MSDSPGTDGASGGLFGPIFAPDDPDGVQGETGDEAWLQAMLDAEAALAAAQAGAGLISDADAGAIRSRCKAELFDAGELGREGRAAGNPVVPLVKRLTAEVDKASGTASRQVHRGATSQDILDTAAMLVAARALAQILPEIDGLAAECAALAEDHRATLMAGRTLMQQALPVTFGLKAAGWLVALIEARRGLHRVRRDRLAVQLGGAAGTLASLGAAGPAVLSGFATELGLAEPVVPWHSNRVRVADLVGALAACAGAVEKISGDVILMSQTEVGEVAEPSGGGRGGSSTLPHKRNPILSVTASASVRRARAAAHTLQSSMDHEHERAAGAWHAEWQALSEALSATGGSVATMREATGGLEVYPGRMRRNLDATGGLIMAENVSTALTGELGRLQAHELVQAACERVSLNGTGLEQELLSEPEISRAISEEELDSALDPGSYLGSAQTFVDRALALYNEEVREMRDQDG
- the pcaD gene encoding 3-oxoadipate enol-lactonase; translation: MANPAKLYHELEGPEDAPLLVMANSLGTDLRMWDEQAPELRLRFRLLRYNHRGHEGSEEPPGPYSIADLGEDILALVDELGVEHFSFVGLSIGGMVGMWLASEVPERVERLALCCTTARMSSKEPWDERAANVRWAGTASIAATVVERWFTPAFREAAPETVQRAEDMVRRTPDEGYAACCEAIRDMDLSGRLGSITAPALVVAGEEDQATPPDHAALIRDSIPDSGMTVVQDAAHLANVERPETVTSLLLDHLDHLDHPDPVTKASP